In a single window of the Massilia oculi genome:
- a CDS encoding cytochrome b: MRRYTMPAIVLHWLIAIAIIGTFTLGLVMTDIQGISMAKIRYTNWHKWAGVTVLGLAALRLLWRLFNHPPRYVDDMPAWQRGAAHGLHVLLYVLMFAVPLSGYFFSLAAGFPVVYFGEIPLPVLIGPDPELRAVLRGVHYWLNMLLAGLVALHVLAAFKHLLVDRDGVMQRMLPIPTPKEKR; this comes from the coding sequence ATGCGCCGTTATACGATGCCCGCAATCGTGCTGCACTGGCTGATCGCCATCGCCATCATCGGCACGTTCACGCTTGGCCTGGTCATGACCGATATCCAGGGTATCAGCATGGCCAAGATCCGCTACACCAATTGGCACAAATGGGCCGGCGTGACCGTGCTCGGCCTGGCCGCGCTGCGCCTTCTGTGGCGCCTGTTCAACCACCCGCCGCGATACGTCGACGACATGCCGGCCTGGCAGCGCGGCGCCGCCCACGGCCTGCACGTCCTGCTGTACGTGCTGATGTTCGCGGTGCCGCTGTCGGGATATTTCTTCAGCCTGGCGGCCGGCTTCCCGGTCGTGTATTTCGGCGAAATCCCGCTGCCGGTGCTGATCGGTCCCGATCCCGAGCTGCGCGCCGTGCTGCGCGGTGTGCACTACTGGCTCAATATGCTGCTGGCCGGCCTGGTCGCCCTGCACGTGCTGGCCGCCTTCAAGCACCTGCTGGTCGACCGCGACGGCGTGATGCAGCGCATGCTCCCCATCCCTACCCCGAAGGAAAAACGATGA
- a CDS encoding TonB-dependent receptor plug domain-containing protein: MPAVAAAGGQDDLADLSIEELANIQVTSVSKRPERLQDAPAAVFVITGDDIRRSGADSLPEALRLAPNLHVARINGYAYSISARGQNSGGSVLSNKLLVLIDGRTVYTPLFAGVFWDAQDVLLEDIERIEVVSGPGGVVWGLNAVNGVINITTRSARDTQGGMLALQGASDGSGGAAFRQGGTSAGGVAWRVFGKTTRRSDSDRIEGGRIDDSHRRAMAGVRADWEQGSDRYSVVGNVYQGRLDQPQPGEIAVPRGPTELGRVRSDGANLTARWRRALEGGGDIAVQAYLDHTVRESPPLFSERLTTADVQFQHTLPAAGRHGVVWGAN; this comes from the coding sequence ATGCCTGCCGTTGCCGCCGCTGGCGGGCAGGACGACCTGGCCGACCTGTCGATCGAAGAGCTGGCCAATATCCAGGTGACTTCCGTCTCGAAGCGCCCCGAGCGCCTGCAGGATGCGCCGGCCGCGGTGTTCGTGATCACGGGCGACGACATCCGCCGTTCCGGCGCCGATTCGCTGCCCGAGGCGCTGCGGCTGGCGCCCAATCTGCACGTGGCGCGCATCAACGGCTACGCCTATTCCATCAGCGCGCGCGGCCAGAACAGCGGCGGCAGTGTCTTGTCCAACAAGCTGCTGGTGCTGATCGACGGCCGCACGGTCTACACACCGCTGTTCGCCGGCGTGTTCTGGGATGCGCAGGACGTGCTGCTCGAAGACATCGAGCGCATCGAAGTGGTCAGCGGGCCGGGCGGCGTGGTATGGGGCTTGAACGCGGTGAACGGCGTCATCAACATCACGACCCGTTCCGCGCGCGACACGCAGGGCGGCATGCTGGCGCTGCAGGGCGCCAGCGACGGCAGCGGGGGCGCCGCCTTCCGCCAGGGCGGCACGAGCGCCGGCGGCGTCGCCTGGCGCGTTTTCGGCAAGACGACCCGTCGCAGCGACAGCGACCGCATCGAAGGCGGGCGCATCGACGACAGTCACCGGCGCGCGATGGCCGGGGTGCGCGCCGACTGGGAGCAGGGGAGCGATCGTTATTCGGTCGTCGGCAATGTCTACCAGGGCCGGCTCGACCAGCCTCAGCCCGGCGAAATCGCGGTGCCCCGCGGTCCCACCGAGCTCGGCCGGGTACGCTCGGACGGCGCCAACCTGACCGCGCGCTGGCGGCGCGCCCTGGAAGGCGGCGGCGACATCGCCGTGCAGGCCTATCTCGATCACACGGTGCGCGAATCGCCGCCGCTGTTTTCCGAACGCCTGACCACCGCCGACGTGCAGTTCCAGCACACCTTGCCGGCCGCCGGCCGCCATGGCGTCGTATGGGGCGCCAACTAA
- a CDS encoding TonB-dependent receptor plug domain-containing protein, which produces MAFLPADTNQRWGSLFVQDEIALDDAWRLTLGGRAEYNHYTGVEWLPSARLSWRMSPQHAFWASAARTVRAPARLDADAWVPGQPPFILRGGPTVRSEVARVIELGVRGQPTAALSYSVTLFHTDYDHLRTQELDPTRSYLVFANLMEGHASGIEAWGSWQPMPRWRLSGGWTALRQRLALKPGGNDAARLETARRDPSHTLQLRSSYNIDDAREVDVTVRRVGDMPASRVQSYTALDARFGWRVRPGLALSVYGENLNGGHAEFGSSTYLAEFERRVGVRVRWDY; this is translated from the coding sequence GTGGCCTTCCTGCCGGCCGATACCAACCAGCGGTGGGGCAGCCTGTTCGTGCAAGACGAGATCGCGCTGGACGACGCCTGGCGCCTGACATTGGGCGGACGCGCCGAATACAATCATTACACCGGCGTCGAATGGCTGCCGAGCGCGCGCCTGTCATGGCGCATGTCGCCGCAGCACGCCTTCTGGGCGTCGGCGGCGCGCACCGTGCGCGCCCCCGCACGGCTCGACGCCGACGCCTGGGTGCCTGGCCAGCCGCCATTCATCCTGCGCGGCGGGCCAACGGTGCGCAGCGAAGTGGCGCGCGTCATCGAACTGGGCGTGCGCGGCCAGCCGACGGCGGCGCTGTCGTATTCGGTCACGCTGTTCCATACCGATTACGACCACCTGCGCACGCAGGAACTCGATCCCACGCGCAGCTACCTGGTGTTCGCCAACCTGATGGAAGGCCATGCCAGCGGCATCGAAGCCTGGGGCAGCTGGCAGCCGATGCCGCGCTGGCGCCTGTCGGGCGGCTGGACCGCGCTGCGCCAGCGCCTGGCCCTGAAACCGGGCGGCAACGACGCGGCGCGCCTGGAGACGGCACGGCGCGATCCCTCGCACACCCTGCAGCTGCGCTCGAGCTACAACATCGACGATGCGCGCGAGGTCGACGTCACGGTGCGCCGGGTGGGCGACATGCCGGCGTCACGGGTGCAGTCATACACGGCGCTCGACGCGCGCTTCGGCTGGCGGGTGCGGCCGGGACTGGCGCTGTCGGTGTACGGGGAAAACCTGAACGGCGGGCATGCGGAGTTTGGCTCCAGCACGTACTTGGCGGAATTCGAGCGCCGGGTGGGCGTCAGGGTGAGGTGGGATTATTGA
- the purB gene encoding adenylosuccinate lyase — MTSTALSPTLSALSPLDGRYASKTDKLRPILSETGFMHHRVKVEIAWLQALSQAGFAEIKPFSAQAIAHLDQMAANFSEKDAARIKEIEAVTNHDVKAVEYWLKEQVKDVPELVAASEFIHFACTSEDINNTSHGMMLKSARDGVLLPALQAIIAKLTEIAHANAALPMLSRTHGQTASPTTLGKEFANVVARLQRAVRRIADVEILGKMNGAVGNYNAHLSAYPEFDWPTFSKNVIEQRLGLTFNPYTIQIEPHDYMAEMFDAIARTNTILLDLNRDIWTYVSLGYFKQKLKAGEIGSSTMPHKVNPIDFENSEGNLGLANSVLRHMADKLPVSRMQRDLTDSTVLRNIGVGFGYALLAYDSCLRGLNKLEVNAARLEQDLDANWEVLAEPVQTVMRRYGIANPYEQLKELTRGKGITREALREFIETLAVPQEAKDLMLAMTPANYTGLAAKLAADI, encoded by the coding sequence GGTTTCATGCACCACCGTGTGAAGGTCGAGATCGCGTGGCTGCAGGCGCTGTCGCAGGCCGGCTTTGCCGAGATCAAGCCGTTTTCCGCGCAAGCGATCGCTCACCTCGACCAGATGGCGGCGAACTTCAGCGAAAAGGATGCCGCCCGCATCAAGGAAATCGAGGCGGTCACCAACCATGACGTCAAGGCGGTCGAGTACTGGCTCAAGGAACAGGTCAAGGACGTGCCGGAGCTGGTCGCGGCCAGCGAATTCATCCACTTCGCCTGCACCTCGGAAGACATCAACAACACCTCGCACGGCATGATGCTGAAAAGCGCGCGCGACGGCGTGCTGCTGCCGGCCCTGCAGGCGATCATCGCGAAACTGACCGAGATCGCCCACGCCAACGCGGCGCTGCCGATGCTGTCGCGCACCCACGGCCAGACCGCCAGCCCGACGACGCTGGGCAAGGAATTCGCCAACGTGGTCGCGCGCTTGCAGCGCGCCGTCCGCCGCATCGCCGACGTCGAGATCCTGGGCAAGATGAATGGCGCGGTAGGCAACTACAACGCCCACCTGTCGGCCTATCCGGAATTCGACTGGCCGACCTTCTCGAAGAACGTGATCGAACAGCGCCTGGGCCTGACCTTCAATCCGTACACGATCCAGATCGAGCCGCACGACTACATGGCCGAGATGTTCGACGCCATCGCGCGCACCAACACCATCCTGCTCGACCTGAACCGCGACATCTGGACCTACGTCTCGCTGGGCTATTTCAAGCAGAAGCTGAAGGCTGGCGAGATCGGTTCGTCGACCATGCCGCACAAGGTCAACCCGATCGACTTCGAGAACTCGGAGGGCAACCTGGGCCTGGCCAATTCGGTGCTGCGCCACATGGCCGACAAGCTGCCGGTCTCGCGCATGCAGCGCGACCTGACCGATTCGACGGTGCTGCGCAATATCGGCGTCGGCTTCGGCTACGCCCTGCTGGCCTACGACAGCTGCCTGCGCGGCCTGAACAAGCTGGAGGTGAACGCCGCCCGCCTGGAGCAGGACCTGGACGCGAACTGGGAAGTGCTGGCCGAGCCGGTGCAGACCGTGATGCGCCGCTACGGCATCGCCAACCCGTACGAACAGCTGAAGGAACTCACCCGCGGCAAGGGCATCACCCGCGAAGCGCTGCGCGAGTTCATCGAAACGCTGGCCGTGCCGCAGGAAGCCAAGGACCTGATGCTGGCGATGACGCCGGCGAACTACACCGGGCTGGCGGCAAAGCTGGCGGCCGACATCTAG